The proteins below are encoded in one region of Apium graveolens cultivar Ventura chromosome 4, ASM990537v1, whole genome shotgun sequence:
- the LOC141720696 gene encoding retrovirus-related Pol polyprotein from transposon TNT 1-94 isoform X3 — translation MEAYLEANDLWEPVEEDYELPALANNPTMAQMKHHKERKTKKSKARAVLFSAVSSDIFTRIMTMKTSFEIWNFLKSEYEGDERIKGMQVLNLVREFEMQRMRESETIKVYSDRLLGIANKVKLLGTDFPDSRIVQKILVTLPEKFEVTISALENSKDLSTITLAELLNALKAQEQRRLMRQEGTVEGAYQAKSFSKDGGKNRNWQNKNKPGGFASIESNQNNNAQVFPPCSYCKKTNHPPNRCWWRPDVKCHKCGQLGHMEKICKSQQVEAKTAENQYQDEEQLFVASCFSAHNSTKRWLIDSGCTNHMTYDRELFKDLNEAIVSKVRVGNGAYIAVKGKGTVEIQCNTGLKLISDVLYVPDIDQNLLSVSQLTEKGYKVLFDDNQCVIKDAKGVDIFKAQMKGKTFALDLTKLEQTDVHEEEAFVHKEDNTMLWHKRLGHFHHAAILFMEKNNMARGLPALGEEPPKCVACQYGKQSRLPFQQNSAWRATEKLQLIHTDVAGPMSTPSLNGSKYYIAFIDDYSRMCWIYFMKQKSEVADIFATFKAWVETQTSSKIIMIRSDNGTEYTSEKFNKFCRDAGIEHQLTAPYTPQQNGVVERKNRTIMEMARCLLHDKGLPKKFWAEAANTAVFLLNRLPTKALSKMTPFEVWYKFKPKLLNLKTFGCLCFSHIPQVKRDKLDKKSDVGIFVGYTSNAYRIYQPQSNKIVTSRDVYFLESESWKWENEKQVEIQEENENVDDEPVKGTRLLSEIYQKCNVALMEPAGYEAAATDQKWIDAMKEELKMIEKNQTWELVDRPKHKKAIGVKWVYRTKFNPDGSINKYKARLVVKGYAQIYGVDFSETFAPVARMETIRMLLALAAQKGWTVHQMDVKSAFLNGVLEEEIFVEQPEGFVCKGQEDKVYRLIKALYGCRQAPRTWYSRIDTHLLSLGFVKSLSEATLYVKKSDFEILVVSLYVDDLLVTGSNLKQIDNFKEEMKAAFEMTDLGKMTFFLGMEVQQNTNEIFICQKKYAKEILKKFNMDECKPTTTPMNNKEKFYEKDGAPKTDEGLYRSLIGCLMYLTITRPDIMNAVSILSRYMHCASEIHFQAGKRILRYVKGTIDYGVKFSKVENFRLHGYADSDLAGCEDDMKSTLGYCFSFGSGMFSWSSKKQEITAQSTAEAEFIAAVAAANQALWLRKLMMDLHMNQQEGTIIFVDNQSAISIADKPVFHDKTKHFKIKFYFLREVQSEGEVQLIHCSSENQTADILTKALSKSRYEFLRHKLGVCSSRVKEEC, via the coding sequence ATGGAAGCATATCTGGAGGCAAATGATCTATGGGAACCGGTTGAAGAGGATTATGAACTTCCTGCTTTAGCTAATAATCCAACCATGGCTCAGATGAAGCATCATAAGGAAAGGAAGACAAAAAAATCAAAGGCAAGGGCTGTTTTGTTTTCTGCTGTCTCATCAGATATATTCACAAGGATTATGACAATGAAGACCTCATTTGAAATCTGGAATTTTCTCAAAAGCGAATACGAAGGAGATGAAAGAATTAAAGGAATGCAAGTGCTGAATCTGGTCAGAGAATTTGAGATGCAAAGAATGAGAGAATCAGAAACAATCAAGGTATATTCTGATAGACTTCTTGGAATTGCTAACAAAGTTAAACTCCTTGGTACTGATTTTCCAGACTCTAGAATTGTTCAAAAGATACTTGTCACACTTCCCGAGAAGTTTGAGGTTACGATTTCAGCATTGGAAAACTCTAAAGATCTATCAACCATTACGTTGGCTGAGTTGCTGAATGCATTAAAAGCACAAGAACAAAGGAGACTCATGAGGCAAGAAGGAACTGTGGAAGGTGCTTATCAAGCCAAATCATTCAGCAAAGATGGTGGTAAAAACAGAAACTGGCAGAATAAGAACAAACCTGGTGGTTTTGCAAGCATTGAAAGCAATCAAAATAACAACGCTCAAGTTTTTCCACCTTGCTCTTACTGCAAAAAAACTAATCATCCTCCAAACAGATGTTGGTGGAGACCAGATGTAAAATGCCACAAATGCGGTCAGCTGGGACACATGGAAAAGATTTGTAAGTCACAGCAAGTGGAAGCTAAGACTGCTGAAAATCAATATCAGGATGAAGAGCAGTTGTTTGTAGCATCATGTTTTTCTGCTCATAATTCCACAAAAAGATGGCTTATAGATAGTGGTTGTACAAACCACATGACATATGATCGGGAACTCTTTAAAGATCTTAACGAGGCTATTGTTTCTAAGGTCAGAGTTGGGAATGGAGCATATATTGCAGTAAAAGGCAAAGGAACTGTTGAAATTCAATGTAATACAGGTTTGAAATTAATTTCTGATGTCTTGTATGTTCCTGATATTGATCAAAACCTCTTAAGTGTTTCTCAGTTGACAGAAAAAGGTTACAAGGTGTTATTTGATGACAATCAATGCGTTATTAAAGATGCAAAAGGTGTAGATATATTCAAAGCTCAAATGAAAGGGAAAACTTTCGCCTTGGATTTGACAAAACTAGAACAGACTGATGTACATGAAGAGGAGGCTTTTGTACACAAAGAGGATAACACAATGTTATGGCACAAAAGATTGGGGCACTTTCATCATGCAGCTATACTCTTTATGGAAAAGAACAATATGGCGAGAGGATTGCCTGCACTAGGAGAGGAACCACCTAAATGTGTTGCATGTCAGTATGGAAAGCAAAGTAGACTTCCTTTTCAGCAAAATAGTGCTTGGAGGGCCACAGAGAAGCTGCAATTGATACACACAGATGTGGCAGGACCAATGAGTACACCATCATTAAATGGTAGTAAGTACTATATTGCATTTATAGATGATTACTCGAGAATGTGTTGGATTTATTTCATGAAACAAAAATCTGAAGTTGCCGATATCTTTGCTACTTTCAAAGCTTGGGTTGAGACTCAAACTAGCAGCAAAATTATAATGATTAGATCCGATAATGGTACTGAATATACCTCTGAAAAATTTAACAAGTTTTGTAGAGATGCAGGCATTGAGCATCAGTTGACAGCACCTTACACTCCTCAACAGAACGGAGTCGTGGAAAGAAAAAATCGGACAATTATGGAGATGGCAAGGTGTTTACTTCACGACAAAGGATTGCCAAAGAAATTTTGGGCTGAGGCTGCGAATACAGCGGTTTTTTTACTAAACAGACTGCCAACAAAAGCTTTGAGTAAGATGACTCCGTTTGAAGTATGGTATAAATTCAAACCCAAGTTGCTTAATTTGAAAACATTTGGTTGCTTATGTTTCTCTCATATTCCTCAAGTTAAAAGAGACAAATTGGACAAGAAATCAGATGTTGGAATATTTGTGGGTTACACCTCAAATGCCTACAGGATCTACCAACCACAAAGCAACAAAATTGTCACCAGCAGAGATGTTTATTTTCTTGAGTCAGAAAGCTGGAAGTGGGAAAATGAAAAGCAGGTTGAGATTCAAGAAGAAAACGAAAATGTGGATGATGAACCTGTTAAAGGTACCAGGCTACTTTCAGAAATTTATCAAAAATGCAATGTTGCCTTGATGGAACCTGCAGGGTACGAAGCAGCTGCAACTGATCAGAAGTGGATAGATGCAATGAAGGAGGAGCTGAAAATGATTGAAAAAAATCAGACATGGGAATTGGTGGATAGGCCTAAACACAAGAAAGCTATAGGCGTCAAGTGGGTTTATAGAACCAAGTTCAATCCTGATGGTTCTATAAACAAGTACAAGGCAAGACTTGTTGTTAAGGGGTATGCTCAGATTTATGGGGTGGATTTTTCAGAAACATTTGCTCCGGTTGCGAGGATGGAAACTATAAGAATGTTGTTAGCTCTCGCTGCACAAAAGGGTTGGACAGTACACCAAATGGACGTCAAATCAGCGTTTTTGAATGGTGTGTTAGAGGAAGAAATTTTCGTCGAGCAACCAGAAGGGTTTGTTTGTAAAGGACAAGAGGACAAGGTATATCGACTGATAAAAGCTTTATACGGCTGTAGACAAGCACCAAGGACATGGTACAGCAGAATTGACACTCATTTGTTAAGCTTGGGCTTTGTTAAGAGTCTAAGTGAAGCCACACTTTATGTCAAGAAATCAGATTTTGAAATTCTTGTTGTATCGTTATACGTTGATGATTTACTTGTAACAGGCAGCAATTTGAAGCAGATTGACAACTTTAAAGAAGAAATGAAGGCTGCGTTCGAGATGACAGATCTCGGAAAAATGACTTTTTTTCTTGGCATGGAAGTGCAGCAAAATACTAATGAGATTTTCATATGTCAAAAGAAATACGCCAAGGAAATTCTCAAAAAGTTTAACATGGATGAATGCAAGCCTACTACAACCCCAATGAATAACAAAGAAAAGTTTTATGAAAAAGATGGTGCTCCTAAAACTGATGAAGGACTTtacagaagtttaattggatgcTTGATGTATCTGACGATaactagaccagatattatgaATGCTGTAAGTATCCTCTCAAGATATATGCATTGTGCTAGTGAAATTCATTTTCAAGCAGGAAAAAGAATTTTACGATATGTTAAAGGTACAATTGATTATGGAGTAAAGTTTAGCAAAGTTGAGAATTTTAGACTCCATGGTTATGCTGATAGCGACTTAGCTGGATGTGAAGATGATATGAAAAGCACATTAGGTTATTGTTTTAGCTTTGGTTCTGGAATGTTCTCTTGGAGTTCAAAAAAGCAAGAAATAACTGCTCAATCCACAGCTGAAGCAGAGTTTATAGCCGCTGTTGCTGCTGCAAATCAGGCCTTATGGTTAAGGAAACTCATGATGGACTTACACATGAATCAACAAGAAGGCACAATTATATTTGTGGACAACCAATCTGCAATTTCAATTGCTGATAAGCCAGTATTTCATGACAAGACAAAACATTTCAAAATTAAGTTTTATTTCTTAAGAGAAGTCCAGAGTGAAGGGGAAGTGCAACTGATTCACTGCAGTTCAGAAAATCAGACTGCTGACATTCTCACAAAGGCTCTTTCAAAAAGTAGATATGAATTCTTGAGGCATAAGCTTGGTGTTTGCAGCTCCAGAGTCAAGGAGGAGTGTTAA